TCAAAACCTGGTATTCCGGCATGACTTCCTGGCGAACCTGCTCGTCTTTCAATTTTGCTTTTACCTGGGAAACCGCAGTTTGTTTCTGTTCATCCAGCTTTGCTTCGTGAACCGCTTCCAGTTGGTTCAGATCGATTAGTTTGTTGATAGCCGCTGAATCAGCCGGATTTTTTGCCACGATCTTTTTCGTCTTGTCCTGCTGATCTTTAATCACTGCAAGTAACTTCACTTCCTCGTCGATGACCGCTTTTGTTTTTTCTGATGGAGAAGCAGTTCCGGACTCGATTTTTGCCAGATTCTCTTCATAGACCGGGCTGATTTCTTTCACCAGGTCTTTTTCCGTATTCTTCGGCTCCACGATTGCGGTTGTACTTAAGGTTTTAATTTCTTCGTTGCGGGAAATAATGTTCTCTTCGAACTGGTCTTTCAACTCTTTCAGAACTTCTTTGCGCTTGTTGCTGACCGCATCTGTCTTCAGATTTAATGCTGTCAATTCCTTATCAATGGACTCAATGGTTTTTGTTTCCAATTGATTCAGGGCTTTCAATTCGCCCAAACCATTCTTATCACCGATTGCTTTCTTTTCAGCTTCGTAATCCGGGGCAACCTGGGCCAATTCTTTTTCGATCGTTACCGCAGCAACTTGTTCGTTCTTGCCCGCTTCAATCTCATCCAGCTTGTCCTGGCGCTCTTTCACCACTGCTTCCTTGTCTTTTTTCAGCTTGGTTAAAGCCTCTTTTTTGTCCTGCAGTTTTTGGTTCAACGGATCTTTTGTCAGGGATTCGTAGACTTTATCCAATTCTTTATCTACCTGCTCCAGCAAGGCTTCATCTACTTTATTCTGATCTGCCAGGCGTTCTTCCGCATTCGAATTATTCCCGGCATTCTTTAACTCCGTATCGTAATTCGGCATCAAAGCAGCCAATTCTTTTTCTGCCGTAGTGGTGGTGTTTACCGGAAGCTGAGATTCGGAAAGAATGGTTTCCCGGTTCTTCGCATTTTTATCCTTCATTGCTACAACTTCTTTTCGCTGCTCGGTCAACTTCGTATCTCCCGGATTCTTCGCCAAACCTTCATCGATTTTTGCCAGTTCCTGCGTCAATTTTTTATCCAGCTGCTCGTTGTTCTTCACCTTCAGCGCCACTTTTTCTTCGTGGGTCAAATCCGTCTGCTTGTCCACCGCATCCTGGGAAACCGCATAATCTTTTTCAAATCCTTCTACGCGTGTTTTGGATTCCTGGGCCAATACATCATTGGTTCTTGCAGTAATTTGGGTCGTATCGATCGATTTCAGCTGCTCCTTTACGTAGGCTTCCAAAGCACGCACATTGTTGGTGTTAATCACCTCCAATTTCGCATCAGCCTCTGCTTTTGTGGCTGTTTTATTATCGTTGGTATGCTGCAGGTTATTAATAAAAGTAATCTGCTTCGTATTCCCGAGTTCCTTTTTCTGAATTTCTGCCATTTTGTTGTCCAGGCGCTTCACTTCTTCGGAAACCAATTGTTTTTCAGACTCTTTGGAATCAATTTTTGATTGAACAGCCGGCTGGTCTTTTGCTTTCGCAGCGGCCAATTCCGTTTTGAGTGCTGCAATTTCCTTATCCAGCTGTGCCTCACTTTGCTGGTAGGAATTCAACTGCTTTTTCAGCTGTCCCAACTGTTTTCCGAGCTCTTCGTTTTGCGCCAGCAAATGATCCACCGGGTGCGATTCTTTTTCGCCCTCAATACTTTTCACCACATCCGCTTTTGCAATAACCGCTTCTTTCAATTGGTCGTATTTCTCTTCCACCACGGATTTACTCACCGTTTCTTTCAGGTCGGTAATCGCTTTGAGCTTTTCCTGTTCTTTAGGTATTAATTTGGAAACGCTGTCTGCAAATGCGTCGATGCGCTGGATTTCTTCTTTTAATTCGATGATCTTCGCTACTTTATCGTTTGCCGCCAGGAGAATATCGTTCTTTACTTCCTTGGAGGCGGCATTATTGGCTTTGGCCACGTCCTTTTTCACTTCAGCCTGTAAGGCTTCCACCTGTTCGGCTTTCTCTACAATGGCAACCAGCGAACCGGTTTCCAAACGCGTCAATCCGTCTACTTTCTGTTCCTGCTTTTGCTGGATGGCCTCAAATTTCGAAATGATTTCCTGGTTCGATGCACCTTCCAAACCGATATCGGCCAATACTTTTTTGTTTTCCTTCTGGGCATCGAGTGCGTTGATATCGAAATTTCCCGAATTGACATTCAATTCTGCTCTTGTCCGGATTACTTCCGCCAAAATTCCGGCTGCATCTTCCACATATTCGTTGAACTGATCGACAACACGGACCACTCTCCCGTCCGTTCCGGTTGATTCTTCCTGGATTTTTTGTTTCAGCGGTTTGAATTCTTTCAGGAAAGGAATAGTGACCTGAGCTTTGTAGACATCCGTTGTTCCGTCGACCGTCATTTCGTACGTATACTTTCCACCTTTGGGCAGCGTGATCAGGTAACTTCCTTTGTCATTGGATTTAAAGACACCGATCTCATTCCCGGAAGCGAAATCCGTGATTTTAATACTGATCTTTTTATTTTCCGGGTTCAGGGTCGAGGCAAATTCTCCTTTGATAATTGCCAATTGCAGCGGCACACGGTCCACGCGCACTTTGTAGACATGGATTTTCCCGTTCTGGCTTTGGCGCGAAGAGGCAAAATAGGCATTCTTTTCCAGGGAATCCACCACGTAAAACAAATCATTATCCGGCGAAGAAATGGCAAAATCCATATTCTCCGGCGGACCGAAGGAATTATTTTCAGGATCAAATTTTGAACGGAAAACATCGAATCCTCCCATGGAATTGTGGCCTTTGGAACAGAAATACAAGTATTCCCCGTTCGGGCTCAGGTAAGGAAAATCTTCGTCAAAAGCGGTGTTTACGCTTCCGGAAACCAAAGCTGGCAAACCCCATTTTCCATCGGGAAGGCGTTTCCGGCAATAAATATCCTTGCTTCCTTTTTCCGAATCCCCGTAAGAAGAATAATAAATTGTCTGGGCTTTATCCGGAAAATGGATCAGCGGCGTGTGGTTTCGCTTTTTATCGATCTTCGACTGGTATTCTGCCGTAATGAGCATCACTCCACCGATATCTTTCAGGTTGTACAGGCGGAAGAAAGAAGCATATTCGATCTCTTTTTTTTCCAGAACCACCAAATCGGTAATAGTTGTCAGCAATTTCTTCCCGTTCTGACACATTTCAATCTGCCGGTTGATATCAAAATTCGGATTGGGCTTTCCTCCGCTCTTCTGAATGTAGATATTGTAATTCTTAATGGCTTCGTTGAACTGGAAATTCAGGTGAAATGCTTTTCCCAGGTAGAAATAAGCTTCCGGCGCAATATTCGGGTCCGTAATACTGAAGTTCAGGTACTTGAATGCGTCCTGTTTTTTATAGGAATTGAACAAGAGGCAAGTTCCGTATTTGTAGTTATATTCCGGTGATCTAGGGTTGAGTGCAATGAGGTGCAAAAATTGCGGAGTTGCTTCCACAAATTGTTCTGCATCGAAGAGTTTATCGGCTTTTAGCTTTAAATCGGCTTCGGTTTCCTGGGCAAAAGAATAGTGAGCTGTTAGGACCAACAGTAATAGTAGTAACCAACCATTTACACGTTTAAATGACTTCAAGCTCAACTTCTTGTTTTAGAGGCAATACGCTTATTTCTTAAAAAGGTTCATTTTACTTTCTGTTCCATTCAATAACCGGGAGATATTTTTACGATGGGCAAAAATGACAATGAACGCCAACAATGACCCAAAGATAGGTAAAGCGTACGTATTTATGGGAAATAACCACAAACAACCTGAAAACACAATCGCTGCGCTGATGGATCCCAGGGAAACATAATGAGATGTAATAAAGACTACCAGGAAAACAACCAGGCAAATTGCAGCAGCAGCCGGTTGCAGCCCCACGATCACTCCCAGAGAAGTGGCAACGCCCTTTCCTCCCTTGAACCCGGCAAAAATGGGAAAAACGTGTCCCAAAACCGCCATGAAGGAAGCCACCAGTTGAATGTGTGTTAAATGTGCCGAAGAAAAAGGAAGCGGCAGTACAAAGTATGGTAACAGTACCGCCAGCATTCCTTTTAAAATATCTATTGTAAGAACAACTCTACCTGCTTTTTTTCCCAGTACCCGGAACGTATTCGTTGCTCCCGCATTCTTACTTCCGTGCTCCCGTACATCTAAATTATATTTTGCACGACCTACCCAAACTGCTGTTGGTATCGATCCTAAAAAATATGCAGGTATAGCCCATAAAAAATCAGTCCAGTTCATTATTCAAAAATAGCATTTAGTTTGCCTAAATACACGCTATTCGTTGAGATTTGATACAAGAATCCTTTTGTTTTACGTTTATCTTCCTTGATCCCGTTAATTGCATTCGCTAATTCCGAGTCACTTGTAATGATATTCAATGTTCCGTCGCGTTTCAGCATGGAGTAATCGAATAAGTAATCCGGTCCGCCCGGAACCTGCATCATCATCGCGAAATGGTCGCCGTTCTGAGAATAGATCTGTTCGAACGCGCCGCGGAACACTACCTGTCTCATGACCGGTTTTCCGTAAATATTCACGATCGCTGCTCCTTCCAGGCTCGACATCAATCCGCGGATATCTTTGCTCATCGGGATGTTTTTCAGACGAATACCTGTAATCACAATCGATTTCTCCATTTCTTCCGGTAAGCGTTTTACTTTTTTGTCTTCGGAAAGGGTGTAATCCGACTTGATCTTATCTGCCGTTTTGCGGTCGCTCCACATCAGCAAAGCCTGTTCGATATTTGTTGTTTCAAAAGACAAAGGTTTAGATCCTTCGTAATCCACAATACGCTGTCCGGCACTTTCCCACGGGCCTTTATCCATCGGAAGATTGAGTTTGATCGTTGCGTTGACATCCGTCTGACCCGTTTGCTGATTGTAGGAAACATTTCCGATTGCGTCAACTGTAATATCTCCGTAATCCATTCCCATGTTGATTTTTCCTTCTCCGTTCATAGCGCAGCTTTCTGTATGCAATGAAATGAAGTTCCCGGGCTCGTTGCGGTTCAACAATTTTTCTTTGGGCCCGATCTGGAATTCCTTCGAAGAGAAATCGTATTGTAACACCCCAGTTGCCGTGATGAAAATCGGGTCGTTCGGGTCTTCCAGGGAAGAAAGGAAAGTCGGATACAAACGGATCGAATCTTTCTGACGCGAATCTCTCCAGACAATACCTGCTGCAATAGCTTGTCCATCCAGTGTTTTCATATTCGGTGTAACCGGGATCTGGATATTCTTCGGATCAATTTCTGCCGAGAATGACATCCAACTCTTCGCAAACTTCTCACAATTGTGATTGATTCGCGTTGCACCGCTAAAGCTGATCAACGGATTCGCCGCTCTGATTTTCATCGGACCGTAGTAATCGAAATACTTATTCAACTTGAAGCCGTCTTCGCTTTTCACGGTTCCTGTTGCTACCGTTTGTGAAGTCGAATCGACCCCGATCTTATCCATGTGGATCAATGTTTTTACCGAATCCGCATCGTAGTACGGATAATCTCCTTCGGAAGTATATTTTCTTCTGGCAGAAATGGTCGTGTTCGCATTCAGGAATGTGTGGTATTTCGTTACGTAGTTCGCTACGATCTTCGAATTCAATAACGGGTCCATCACTGCATTCTTGTGAATGGTCACTTTCGCGCTATCCGGGTAAATACGTGCATCCGCTACATCAATAAAGGTTGTATTGGAACAGTAAAGCACTTTTTTCTTCATGGAGAATTTCACTTTCGGAGCAGCAAACTGCAGGGAATCCTGGTCCGGGTGAATGGAGAACATATTTGGCTGAGCCAGGTTCAGATCGGTATTGATGTTGATATCCCCGGAACTGTTACCTCCTCCTTTTTTAGACAATTCCATTTCGTCCTGATCCATCAGCCAGGTGAAAATATCCACTTTTGCAGCGTACTTGATTACAGGGAAAATTTTCAGCTCTTCCCCGTCATTTGATTTGAAATCTCCTTTGCGGTCTTTGAATGATATGTGTGCATTGACATTATTGGATGAGAATGCCAACGGACTCTCTCCTTCTTCCGGATACGGATTCTTCAGATTAAAGACCGAGGTATCGGAATCGATGTCATAGCGTTTAAATTTGAAATGATCGGATCCCAGGTTTGCTTTTTGCATGGACATAATTCCGAATCCGGTCATTCCGGTCGGTTGAACAATAGCAGTTCCTTTCATTTTCGCTTCCCCGTTAAAGAAGGTCAATTCGTTCTCCTGCGTGGAAGAAGCTTTCAGAACGTTTTGTCTCGGAAGGTATGTAATGAATGCATCCGGCGATTTTACATCTGGGAATTGCACTCCTGCTTCTACGGGTTTATTCTCAAACTTGGCGTATCCAAGCGTAGAATCCGGCAGGAAGGTAAATGCTTTCGAATCGGAAATCGACTGAATGAAGTTGATCACTCCCGCTCCCTGCAATCCGTTGTTGGACAAAACGATCTTATTCTTGTACATCGCTTTTGTACCATAGAAAACATGTCCTTCCGGCGGTGCTATGGTACTGAATCCAAGGGAATAATCCGGCATAATTTTCAAATCTTCTTTGATTACCGGGAAAATACCTGCAGAAACCAATTCTCCTTTCAAACGGAATGATTTTTCCGAGAAGTTGTCCAAACTATCCATTTCAAATGGAGCACACGTATAATAAAAAC
The window above is part of the Fluviicola sp. genome. Proteins encoded here:
- the plsY gene encoding glycerol-3-phosphate 1-O-acyltransferase PlsY translates to MNWTDFLWAIPAYFLGSIPTAVWVGRAKYNLDVREHGSKNAGATNTFRVLGKKAGRVVLTIDILKGMLAVLLPYFVLPLPFSSAHLTHIQLVASFMAVLGHVFPIFAGFKGGKGVATSLGVIVGLQPAAAAICLVVFLVVFITSHYVSLGSISAAIVFSGCLWLFPINTYALPIFGSLLAFIVIFAHRKNISRLLNGTESKMNLFKK